A DNA window from Hordeum vulgare subsp. vulgare chromosome 1H, MorexV3_pseudomolecules_assembly, whole genome shotgun sequence contains the following coding sequences:
- the LOC123397700 gene encoding protein YIF1A-like, translating to MAVMNIDMGGLAGRPTTSQVDPFQSALYGAGPGLIRSGLGAYSEKFLGSSSDFMQSNIAQYLSNPQYYFQVNNQYVWNKLKVVLFPFLHRGHWTRTTELVGGRLSYKPPVQDINAPDMYIPLMAFTTYIVVAGYALGVLGRKLHSQNNFLLLYL from the exons ATGGCAGTAATGAACATTGATATGGGAGGATTGGCAGGCAGACCTACTACTTCACAAGTAGATCCTTTTCAAAGTGCTTTGTATGGAGCTGGACCTGGACTCATCCGAAGTGGACTAGGAGCGTACAGTGAGAAGTTTCTAGGTTCAAGCTCCGACTTTATGCAAAGCAAT ATCGCCCAATATTTGTCCAATCCACAATATTACTTTCAAGTGAACAACCAGTatgtgtggaacaagctgaaggtTGTCTTGTTTCCTTTTCTGCATCGG GGACACTGGACTAGGACAACTGAGCTAGTGGGAGGAAGGCTGTCATACAAGCCTCCAGTTCAAGACATCAATGCTCCAGATATGTACATCCCTCTGATGGCTTTTACCACCTACATTGTAGTTGCTGGATATGCCTTGGGTGTTCTTGGAAGAAAACTACACAGCCAGAACAACTTTTTATTGTTGTACCTGTAG